From Kineosporia corallincola, one genomic window encodes:
- a CDS encoding GlxA family transcriptional regulator: protein MVRKNPAIHQVVVLAVPDVVLLDLAIPAQIFGHRDEADRYRLTVCAERRGPVPTTTGGPLYAEAGLSALDRADTVVVPGYEPMDEPSPRTLAALRRAAARGARIMSVCTGAFALAAAGLLDGRPATTHWEDAAELAARYPQVLVDPDVLYIDDGQILTSAGVCAGIDLCLHVVRSDHGSEAAGRVARRLVVAPHRAGGQAQFIARQVPPQGKGLSATCVWAAERLSEPLTVADLARHSGYAVRTFSRRFLQENGMTPQQWLTRHRVAEARRLLEASDLPVGSIATRCGLGTATNLRIHLARDTGLTPSAYRAAYQGTG, encoded by the coding sequence ATGGTGCGAAAGAATCCGGCCATCCATCAGGTCGTGGTGCTGGCCGTCCCGGATGTGGTGCTGCTCGACCTGGCCATCCCCGCGCAGATCTTCGGCCACCGCGACGAGGCCGACCGGTACCGGCTGACCGTCTGCGCCGAGCGCCGCGGCCCGGTGCCCACCACCACCGGCGGCCCGCTGTACGCCGAGGCCGGGCTGTCGGCCCTGGACCGGGCCGACACCGTGGTGGTTCCCGGCTACGAGCCGATGGACGAGCCGTCGCCGCGCACCCTGGCCGCGCTGCGCCGGGCCGCCGCGCGGGGCGCCCGCATCATGTCGGTGTGCACCGGGGCGTTCGCCCTGGCCGCCGCCGGGCTGCTCGACGGCCGCCCGGCCACCACACACTGGGAGGACGCCGCCGAGCTGGCCGCCCGCTATCCGCAGGTGCTGGTCGACCCGGACGTGCTCTACATCGACGACGGCCAGATCCTGACCAGCGCGGGCGTGTGCGCGGGCATCGACCTGTGCCTGCACGTGGTGCGCTCCGACCACGGCTCCGAGGCGGCCGGACGGGTGGCCCGGCGCCTGGTGGTGGCGCCGCACCGGGCCGGTGGTCAAGCCCAGTTCATCGCCCGGCAGGTGCCGCCGCAGGGCAAGGGGCTGAGCGCCACCTGTGTCTGGGCCGCCGAGCGGCTCTCCGAGCCGCTGACGGTGGCCGACCTGGCCCGGCACTCCGGCTACGCGGTGCGCACGTTCTCCCGCCGGTTCCTCCAGGAGAACGGGATGACGCCGCAGCAGTGGCTCACCCGGCACCGGGTGGCCGAGGCCCGGCGCCTGCTGGAGGCCAGTGACCTGCCGGTGGGCAGCATCGCCACCCGCTGCGGCCTGGGCACGGCCACCAACCTGCGGATCCATCTGGCCCGCGACACCGGCCTCACCCCCTCCGCCTACCGCGCGGCCTACCAGGGCACGGGGTGA
- a CDS encoding MFS transporter, whose translation MAGESAGPAGQIGQVGTGDADGGRRWAALLFAATLAFVLSLAGSALKSTVTVYLPDIARDIHTTVEGFAWSTTIFAVGIAVASPLVGLLADRWGGSTALTVGTVLAGVAFLLCAAAPGVLQFAPVYGVLGSVAFTMLSYVPLGKLADELFAGRGEGLAYAAMTNGPAVGFIVLVPLWVWVGSLLSWRTVFLLVGVVMLVALAPLAVLLGRLSAGDEPAAPSTPQSRQGTGSRLRTLLTDRDYVMVTLAFGGCGITMAFVDVHLVNHLNHEGMSGGVVSGTLSLLGLFELMGGLVAGRLCDRGLIRSTLVTGYALRALAMLVLLVVPGASSAFGFGVVFGASYMVTVVATTLWIGRLLPTGVKATGLGVLWLVHQIGAALSSQVGAYIEQRADSYGPVVLTESALVVLSALLVLQLPAPGPPGSRNGTPETASPEPSRPVPPEPASEASGTSDDDAVQRS comes from the coding sequence ATGGCGGGCGAATCAGCCGGACCGGCCGGGCAGATCGGGCAGGTCGGGACGGGCGACGCGGACGGCGGAAGGCGCTGGGCCGCGCTGCTCTTCGCGGCCACCCTGGCGTTCGTCCTGTCGCTGGCCGGGTCGGCGCTGAAGAGCACGGTCACCGTGTATCTGCCCGACATCGCCCGCGACATCCACACCACGGTCGAGGGGTTCGCCTGGTCCACCACGATCTTCGCGGTCGGCATCGCGGTGGCCAGCCCGCTGGTCGGGCTGCTGGCCGACCGCTGGGGCGGCTCCACCGCCCTGACCGTGGGCACCGTGCTGGCCGGAGTGGCCTTCCTGCTCTGCGCGGCGGCCCCGGGGGTGCTCCAGTTCGCCCCGGTGTACGGCGTTCTCGGCTCGGTCGCGTTCACCATGCTGTCCTACGTGCCACTGGGCAAACTCGCCGACGAGCTGTTCGCCGGGCGGGGTGAGGGCCTGGCCTACGCCGCCATGACCAACGGCCCGGCCGTGGGTTTCATCGTGCTGGTTCCGCTGTGGGTGTGGGTCGGCTCGCTGCTGTCGTGGCGCACGGTGTTCCTGCTGGTCGGGGTGGTCATGCTGGTGGCCCTGGCCCCGCTGGCCGTGCTGCTGGGCCGGTTGTCGGCCGGTGACGAGCCGGCCGCCCCCAGCACGCCGCAGTCCCGGCAGGGCACCGGCAGCCGGTTGCGCACGCTGCTCACCGACCGCGACTACGTGATGGTCACCCTGGCCTTCGGCGGGTGCGGCATCACCATGGCCTTCGTCGACGTGCACCTGGTGAACCACCTGAACCACGAGGGCATGTCCGGCGGCGTGGTCAGCGGAACCCTCTCTCTGCTGGGCCTGTTCGAGCTGATGGGCGGCCTGGTGGCCGGGCGGCTGTGCGACCGCGGCCTGATCCGTTCCACCCTGGTCACCGGCTACGCGTTGCGGGCGCTGGCCATGCTGGTGCTGCTGGTGGTTCCCGGCGCCAGTTCGGCCTTCGGTTTCGGCGTGGTGTTCGGCGCCAGTTACATGGTCACCGTGGTGGCCACCACGCTGTGGATCGGCCGCCTGCTGCCCACCGGCGTCAAGGCCACCGGGCTGGGCGTGCTGTGGCTGGTGCACCAGATCGGCGCGGCGCTGAGCAGCCAGGTCGGCGCCTACATCGAGCAGCGGGCCGACTCGTACGGACCGGTGGTGCTCACCGAGTCCGCCCTCGTGGTGCTCTCTGCGCTGCTCGTGCTCCAGTTGCCGGCCCCCGGACCTCCCGGGTCACGCAACGGCACCCCCGAAACGGCCTCGCCGGAACCCTCCCGGCCGGTTCCCCCCGAGCCGGCCTCCGAGGCTTCCGGCACTTCCGACGACGACGCCGTGCAGCGCTCGTGA
- a CDS encoding M20/M25/M40 family metallo-hydrolase, translated as MADVLSTLIRFDTSTPGGDERPAAEWVAARLAEVGVRAEIFESEPGRASLVARIPGADPLRGALLMHGHLDVVPADPAEWQVHPFAGEIRDGCVWGRGAVDMKNAIAMLLTVVAIWHREGYVPPRDVVLAFTADEEAGGDLGARYLVDHHRDLLADCTEAVGEVGGFSVTLPEGGRLYPIQTAEKGALWLRLVADGTPGHGSLVNPDNAVTRLSGVMNRLGERRFPAALRPQTRVLLETLARLRRGESFDPRQPERDLAGLGGFGRLLEATLRTTLTPTSLRAGSGANTVPPSAQGTIDVRYLPGERESALAAVDEILGDDVVREMLLDHVTLDSPYDAALPGAMAAALLAEDPAGHPVPFTLSGGTDAKSFYRLGELRCYGFSPLRLPAGLDFVAMFHGVNERVPVDALEFGVRVLDRFLRSS; from the coding sequence GTGGCCGACGTGCTCAGCACTCTGATCCGGTTCGACACCTCCACTCCCGGGGGCGACGAGCGTCCCGCCGCCGAGTGGGTGGCCGCGCGACTGGCCGAGGTCGGGGTGCGTGCCGAGATCTTCGAGTCCGAGCCGGGGCGGGCGTCGCTGGTGGCCCGGATCCCGGGGGCGGACCCGCTGCGGGGCGCCCTGCTCATGCACGGCCACCTCGACGTGGTGCCCGCCGACCCGGCCGAGTGGCAGGTGCACCCGTTCGCCGGGGAGATCCGCGACGGGTGCGTGTGGGGGCGCGGCGCCGTGGACATGAAGAACGCCATCGCCATGCTCCTGACCGTGGTGGCGATCTGGCACCGGGAGGGGTACGTCCCGCCTCGTGACGTCGTCCTCGCTTTCACCGCCGACGAGGAGGCCGGGGGTGATCTGGGGGCGCGGTACCTGGTCGACCACCACCGCGACCTGCTGGCCGACTGCACCGAAGCGGTCGGCGAGGTGGGCGGTTTCAGTGTGACGCTGCCCGAGGGCGGGCGGCTGTACCCGATCCAGACCGCCGAGAAGGGTGCCCTCTGGCTACGGCTCGTCGCCGACGGCACTCCCGGGCACGGGTCGCTGGTGAATCCCGACAACGCCGTCACCCGCCTGTCCGGGGTGATGAACCGGCTGGGGGAGAGGCGGTTTCCGGCGGCGCTGCGTCCGCAGACCCGGGTGCTGCTGGAGACCCTGGCCCGGCTGCGACGCGGTGAGTCGTTCGACCCCCGGCAGCCGGAGCGCGACCTGGCCGGTCTCGGCGGCTTCGGCCGGCTGCTGGAGGCCACGCTGCGCACCACGCTCACCCCCACCTCGCTGCGCGCGGGCAGCGGCGCCAACACCGTGCCGCCCAGCGCGCAGGGCACGATCGACGTGCGCTACCTGCCCGGCGAGCGGGAGAGCGCCCTGGCGGCCGTGGACGAGATCCTCGGCGACGACGTGGTGCGCGAGATGCTGCTCGACCACGTCACCCTGGACTCGCCCTACGACGCCGCGCTGCCGGGTGCGATGGCGGCTGCCCTGCTGGCCGAGGACCCGGCCGGCCATCCGGTGCCGTTCACGCTCAGCGGCGGCACCGACGCCAAGTCGTTCTACCGGCTGGGAGAGCTTCGCTGCTACGGGTTCTCGCCGTTGCGCCTGCCCGCGGGCCTGGACTTCGTCGCGATGTTCCACGGCGTGAACGAGCGGGTGCCGGTGGACGCCCTGGAGTTCGGGGTGCGGGTGCTGGACCGGTTCCTGCGCTCCAGCTGA
- a CDS encoding O-succinylhomoserine sulfhydrylase: protein MTGLATAAVRAGQRQPTADQHSEALVLTSSYLFDDAHDAAEKFAGRRAGNVYVRFTNPTVRGFEERLAALEGGDDAVATGSGMAAYTAVSMALLEAGDHVLLAEGVFGTTTRLYQHYLSKFGVTTTILPVDDNDRWAAAIGPATRMVVVESPTNPVMRVADLRFLAGLSHAHGALFLVDNTLCTPVLQQPLALGADLVLHSAGKYLDGQGRCGGGAVVGAAPLVEAVRGVLRTAGPSLSPFNAWLLTKSLETLPLRMRAHGEVAGAVSDWLTTQDDVEAVHFPGRDDHPQAALIARQQSGPGGLLSFTVPGGRAGAWSFIDHLKLISNTTNIGDTKTMATHPASTTHGRLTDEQRRSAGIRPDLVRLSIGIEDPADLIEDLAQALGAARRDVGGSERAGAGFGDRADDLAGGRADDVADNVAGDVAGDVAGDVAGDVADDVADDLVDVRAGGRADDRADDRADDRDGERAGDRAGDRAVDRTGAAR, encoded by the coding sequence ATGACCGGGCTCGCGACGGCCGCCGTCCGGGCCGGGCAGCGACAGCCCACGGCGGACCAGCACAGCGAGGCTCTCGTCCTCACCTCCAGCTATCTCTTCGACGACGCCCACGACGCGGCCGAGAAGTTCGCCGGGCGGCGTGCGGGCAACGTGTACGTGCGGTTCACCAACCCCACCGTGCGCGGGTTCGAGGAGCGGCTCGCGGCCCTGGAGGGTGGCGACGACGCGGTCGCCACCGGCTCCGGGATGGCCGCCTACACGGCGGTCTCGATGGCGCTGCTGGAGGCGGGCGACCATGTGCTGCTGGCCGAGGGGGTGTTCGGCACCACCACCCGGCTGTACCAGCACTACCTGAGCAAGTTCGGCGTCACCACCACGATCCTGCCGGTCGACGACAACGATCGCTGGGCCGCCGCCATCGGCCCGGCCACCCGGATGGTGGTGGTCGAGAGCCCGACCAATCCGGTGATGCGGGTGGCCGACCTGCGGTTCCTGGCCGGGCTCAGCCACGCCCACGGAGCCCTGTTCCTGGTCGACAACACGCTCTGCACACCGGTTCTGCAACAGCCGCTCGCGCTCGGCGCCGACCTGGTACTCCACTCGGCCGGCAAGTACCTCGACGGCCAGGGCCGATGCGGCGGCGGCGCGGTGGTCGGTGCCGCGCCGCTGGTCGAGGCGGTGCGCGGAGTGCTGCGCACCGCCGGCCCCAGCCTGAGCCCGTTCAACGCCTGGCTGCTGACGAAGAGCCTGGAGACCCTTCCCCTGCGGATGCGGGCGCACGGCGAGGTGGCGGGTGCGGTCAGTGACTGGCTCACAACTCAGGACGACGTGGAGGCCGTGCACTTCCCCGGCCGTGACGACCATCCGCAGGCCGCGCTGATCGCCCGCCAGCAGAGCGGGCCGGGCGGGTTGCTGAGCTTCACCGTTCCCGGTGGCCGGGCCGGGGCCTGGTCGTTCATCGATCACCTGAAACTGATCTCGAACACCACCAACATCGGCGACACCAAGACCATGGCCACACACCCGGCCAGCACCACCCACGGCCGGCTGACCGACGAGCAGCGCCGCTCCGCGGGCATCCGGCCCGACCTGGTGCGGTTGTCGATCGGCATCGAGGATCCGGCCGACCTGATCGAAGACCTGGCCCAGGCCCTCGGCGCGGCACGTCGGGACGTCGGGGGCAGCGAGCGCGCCGGGGCCGGCTTCGGTGACCGAGCCGACGATCTGGCCGGCGGGCGGGCTGACGACGTGGCTGACAACGTGGCTGGCGACGTGGCTGGCGACGTGGCTGGCGACGTGGCTGGCGACGTGGCTGACGACGTGGCTGACGACTTGGTCGACGTTCGGGCCGGCGGGCGGGCTGACGACCGGGCTGACGACCGGGCTGACGATCGAGACGGTGAGCGTGCCGGTGACCGTGCCGGTGACCGTGCCGTCGACAGGACCGGGGCCGCCCGATGA
- a CDS encoding TenA family transcriptional regulator has product MLLSKPDFRDELERTLHSHLTISHPVFALLLDQDDPKPEFLQQVALQGYQLTKNFLEYIENLWFFCPLPRHRRRLLHNMYEEETGFISKTKNHVKLMQDFLLALGIDDEQRDAAVALPATQELIDYRMQAVKDPARYHVGAAAVTIASEGQNLETLGSESRDVLFERVYGLTPKDLLFFSVHQKEDVGHTQQGLDLVTDLCTTEKTQQEALYAVSHTCELFYAMYEGIHQEYLAGRLLPR; this is encoded by the coding sequence ATGTTGCTCAGCAAGCCCGACTTCCGTGACGAGCTGGAACGCACCCTGCACTCGCACCTGACCATCTCGCACCCGGTGTTCGCCCTGCTGCTCGACCAGGACGACCCGAAACCCGAGTTCCTCCAGCAGGTCGCGCTCCAGGGGTACCAGCTCACCAAGAACTTTCTGGAGTACATCGAGAACCTCTGGTTCTTCTGCCCGCTGCCCCGGCACCGTCGCCGCCTCCTGCACAACATGTACGAGGAAGAGACCGGGTTCATCTCCAAGACCAAGAACCACGTCAAACTGATGCAGGACTTCCTGCTGGCCCTGGGCATCGACGACGAGCAGCGTGACGCCGCGGTCGCCCTGCCCGCCACCCAGGAGCTCATCGACTACCGCATGCAGGCGGTGAAGGACCCGGCGCGCTACCACGTGGGTGCCGCGGCCGTCACCATCGCCAGCGAGGGGCAGAACCTGGAGACGCTGGGCTCGGAGTCGCGCGACGTGCTGTTCGAGCGGGTCTACGGGCTGACCCCGAAAGACCTGCTGTTCTTCTCGGTGCACCAGAAGGAGGACGTCGGGCACACCCAGCAGGGCCTCGACCTGGTCACCGACCTGTGCACCACCGAGAAGACGCAGCAGGAGGCCCTTTACGCGGTCTCGCACACCTGTGAGCTGTTCTACGCCATGTACGAGGGCATCCACCAGGAGTACCTGGCCGGGCGGCTGCTGCCGCGATGA